One window from the genome of Garra rufa chromosome 1, GarRuf1.0, whole genome shotgun sequence encodes:
- the LOC141320357 gene encoding uncharacterized protein: MTYGERDSNKPHKTILMVGETGTGKTKLINALINYMLGVKPEDKVWFEITDDQSDRTSAHSQTSILTVYGFYLQESPIDLTIIDTPGYGNMHADNEKEIAMSLLKLSGLDYWLNKIDAVCLVIKATQNRLSDRQIYIFDAVQSLFGKDIVENIVLLVTFSHGTHPTNALTAVKDANFQCAVNDKNEPVYFLFDNCQGETFHEKYQNIQEQSWNISFGGMTGLFEFFDKTKPKALQMTQNVLQQREQLEETILKIKSHIEMIKEKNNLEVEVTYKEKVQIDTSKARMAVCCTIWNKLS, encoded by the exons ATGACCTATGGTGAGAGAGACTCAAACAAACCCCACAAGACCATTCTGATGGTGGGagaaacaggaacaggaaaaacaaaactaatcaatGCATTGATCAATTACATGTTGGGTGTAAAGCCAGAAGACAAGGTTTGGTTTGAGATCACAGATGATCAGAGTGACCGAACATCAGCTCATAGTCAGACCTCCATCCTCACTGTTTATGGGTTTTATCTACAAGAGAGTCCAATCGATTTAACAATCATCGACACACCAGGATATGGAAACATGCATGCTGATAATGAGAAAGAAATTGCCATGAGTTTGCTTAAATTAAGTGGATTGGATTACTGGCTCAATAAAATTGATGCAGTGTGTCTGGTAATTAAAGCAACCCAGAATCGACTCTCTGACAGACAAATATACATATTTGATGCTGTACAGTCTTTATTTGGGAAAGATATTGTTGAAAACATTGTCTTATTAGTCACATTTTCACATGGAACTCACCCTACAAATGCCCTGACAGCTGTTAAAGATGCTAACTTTCAGTGTGCAGTAAATGACAAGAATGAGCCAGTGTATTTCCTGTTTGACAACTGTCAAGGAGAGACATTTCATGAGAAATATCAGAATATACAGGAACAATCATGGAATATCAGTTTTGGAGGAATGACAGGATTATTTGAATTTTttgacaaaacaaaaccaaaagcctTGCAGATGACTCAAAATGTGTTGCAACAACGAGAGCAGTTGGAGGAAACAATCTTGAAAATAAAATCACACATTGAAATGatcaaagaaaaaaacaacttaGAGGTTGAAGTGACCTACAAAGAAAAGGTTCAAATTGATACTTCTAAAGCCAGAATGGCAGTGTGCTGCACCATCT GGAACAAATTATCCTAG